In the Leptotrichia sp. oral taxon 212 genome, one interval contains:
- a CDS encoding YciI family protein yields MKNIFIAVLTYKKSLEEVSKFRPEHLDFLETYYKSGKFIVSGRQTPPEGGIIIANNITKEELESILKEDPFYKNDLVDFRIIEFTPAKYAEEFESFVK; encoded by the coding sequence ATGAAAAATATTTTTATAGCAGTACTGACTTATAAAAAATCATTGGAAGAAGTTTCAAAGTTCCGTCCGGAACATCTTGACTTTCTGGAAACATACTACAAATCTGGAAAATTTATAGTTTCAGGTAGACAGACACCTCCGGAAGGTGGGATTATAATAGCTAATAATATCACTAAGGAAGAGCTGGAATCTATCCTGAAAGAAGACCCTTTCTATAAAAATGACCTCGTTGATTTTAGAATAATTGAATTTACTCCTGCAAAATATGCAGAAGAGTTTGAAAGTTTTGTGAAATAA
- the recA gene encoding recombinase RecA: MAKKKAVDEKDDKALSERAKVLDLAMKQIHKEFGEGSIMKLGENQKMNIKVISTGSMNLDMALGLGGVPRGRIIEIYGAESSGKTTLALHIIAEAQKEGGVAAFIDAEHALDPVYAKALGVNIDELLISQPDTGEQALEIADMLVRSGAMDVIVVDSVAALVPKAEIEGEMGDQQMGLQARLMSKALRKLTGSISKSNTVMIFINQIREKIGGFSFTPGPQTTTSGGRALKFFSTVRMEVKRVGSVKQGDEVIGNEVTVKVTKNKVAPPFKEARFNVMYGTGISRIGEVLDVALELGIASKSGAWFSYGEERLGQGRVNVENMLKENRELYERIEKDVLKAIRPDLENTEAEDVTEEVAETEEKTVKSTRKKAKSAPKEDEEIELEVEEMENE, encoded by the coding sequence ATGGCGAAAAAGAAAGCAGTAGATGAAAAAGATGACAAGGCTTTGAGTGAAAGAGCAAAAGTGCTGGATTTGGCAATGAAACAGATACATAAAGAATTTGGAGAAGGTTCTATCATGAAACTGGGAGAAAACCAGAAGATGAATATAAAGGTCATTTCAACAGGAAGTATGAATCTGGATATGGCATTAGGGCTTGGAGGAGTTCCAAGAGGGAGGATTATTGAAATATATGGAGCGGAATCTTCAGGAAAAACAACGCTTGCACTGCACATAATAGCGGAAGCACAGAAAGAAGGGGGAGTGGCTGCGTTTATCGATGCTGAACATGCTCTTGATCCTGTGTATGCAAAGGCTCTAGGAGTAAACATTGATGAACTTCTCATATCTCAGCCTGATACAGGGGAACAGGCTCTTGAGATAGCTGATATGCTTGTAAGAAGTGGTGCTATGGATGTAATAGTAGTAGATTCAGTTGCTGCACTTGTCCCTAAGGCTGAAATAGAAGGGGAAATGGGGGATCAGCAGATGGGACTTCAGGCAAGACTTATGTCAAAAGCCCTTAGAAAGCTGACAGGAAGCATTTCAAAGTCAAATACGGTTATGATTTTTATAAATCAGATAAGAGAAAAAATAGGAGGATTTTCATTTACACCGGGACCGCAGACAACTACTTCCGGCGGAAGGGCACTGAAATTTTTCTCAACTGTAAGAATGGAAGTAAAAAGAGTAGGTTCAGTTAAACAGGGAGATGAAGTAATAGGGAATGAAGTTACTGTAAAAGTTACTAAAAATAAGGTTGCACCTCCATTTAAGGAAGCAAGATTTAATGTAATGTACGGAACAGGAATTTCAAGAATTGGTGAAGTTCTTGATGTTGCGCTGGAATTAGGAATAGCTTCTAAAAGTGGTGCATGGTTCAGCTATGGAGAAGAAAGACTTGGTCAGGGAAGAGTCAATGTGGAAAATATGCTGAAGGAAAATAGGGAATTATATGAAAGAATAGAAAAAGATGTACTGAAAGCTATAAGACCTGATCTTGAAAATACTGAAGCGGAAGATGTGACAGAAGAAGTTGCAGAAACTGAAGAAAAAACTGTAAAGTCTACAAGAAAAAAAGCAAAGTCCGCTCCAAAAGAAGATGAGGAAATAGAGTTGGAAGTTGAAGAAATGGAAAATGAATAA
- a CDS encoding cellulase family glycosylhydrolase, whose protein sequence is MRRFIIWELFLIFISFSIMAESVSNPSSSIKEIKNNNEVLLKCSNIIGESPQKIGITENNVNNIFLKCLNSENNNVNMPEINRINSKDILLECSNTNENMTGETGGNESSGEKILKCSNIVKMLNAKELFQTDKIGSINGIQMKCSSMVKNVTKTEIPLSDSTGSNDIVLKCSDVSENLIKNEIEINNGTVKSNEVILKCSNIVKVIEENEVFSDDSENNVAIILSCSNTTEKTKNTITNIGPSIGNVGKVPIGPIIGGAVGIPAVGAIIGGIGRRGGGGEDGGSRPQNGGDKNDNKKPKKEKKDDPEIHNVRGIGIQPVNPFWRSNLQEAEDSYSKIAKVGFQWIRITASWHRIQSQKNKSYDWQDIDDAITLAKKYNLKVLMQISGAPEWATGADKLSAAEKNALNARKIWVASFAPLPQYDDEFSNFVSALVKRYAREGVIDYEFWNEPGNPEFWHDTIQNPRPNPERYTQLLKKVYTAAHNAHNDVNVMAGGMTVGVTNNLTGYIGPMEFLERMYKAGAKGYFDGLSHHPYGIYARAFRDNGWANMIGDVVKPGAGEKTLYQIMSEHGDGNKKIWPSEVGLDAAYPGVDETKQANVISQILGWYQKSDIFGPLIFYQAKDRKPYITSGVLDRDSNGDGWLDVNIDTNGDGIPDANIDTDNNGRPDILDAADPENYFGIWKSDGTEKKAVDVIRKFIKNQPSQPPITNGCQSATDASGQWKSVKCWEFNERNIPANWQSKRIINHLGSHLTYLPNNISLDGEHAKITTRRHCVDRRGDPLTDGNATTGVCPAGKVTQYSSGRLESDKLVDASKPFRAEIRAKMNWNNLQGMRTALWMQKQRNDVDTPICKNPGGSAPYGSLLILEWFASTPAYAWPATNISCYYSNVNHEWTPRGFTHRLENIVGGHSKSLTGEWHVWTIEFDGTKVRYYMDGRLIPVSHYRIQDARRVSVIDNTRYDQYGNYLSTMPDEDFSKLNTSSALIKQGFENDKWHFIFNDYVEWEPGLNPPSENLPFPVQTTEIDYVRLYRKN, encoded by the coding sequence ATGAGAAGATTTATAATCTGGGAATTATTCTTAATTTTTATAAGTTTTTCAATAATGGCTGAAAGTGTAAGTAATCCGTCATCTTCAATAAAGGAAATAAAAAACAATAATGAAGTATTGCTGAAATGTTCAAATATTATAGGAGAAAGTCCACAGAAAATTGGAATAACTGAAAATAATGTTAATAACATATTTTTAAAATGTTTAAATTCAGAAAATAACAATGTTAATATGCCTGAAATAAATAGGATTAATTCTAAAGATATATTACTCGAATGTTCGAATACAAATGAAAATATGACAGGTGAAACAGGAGGAAATGAAAGTTCCGGAGAGAAAATATTGAAGTGTTCAAACATAGTTAAAATGCTTAATGCAAAAGAGTTATTTCAAACAGATAAAATCGGAAGTATTAACGGAATACAGATGAAATGTTCGAGTATGGTAAAAAATGTAACTAAAACTGAAATACCCTTATCAGACAGTACTGGATCAAATGACATAGTATTAAAATGTTCAGACGTGTCTGAAAATCTTATAAAAAATGAAATAGAGATAAATAACGGAACAGTAAAATCAAATGAAGTAATATTAAAATGTTCAAATATAGTTAAAGTTATAGAAGAAAATGAAGTTTTTTCAGATGACTCAGAAAATAATGTTGCCATAATATTAAGTTGTTCAAATACAACGGAAAAAACTAAAAATACTATTACAAATATAGGGCCTTCAATAGGAAATGTAGGTAAAGTGCCTATTGGTCCTATTATAGGTGGAGCAGTAGGAATTCCTGCTGTGGGAGCAATTATTGGAGGAATCGGACGTCGTGGTGGCGGTGGTGAAGATGGAGGATCCAGACCACAAAATGGCGGGGATAAAAATGATAATAAAAAACCTAAAAAAGAAAAAAAAGATGATCCTGAAATACATAATGTCAGAGGAATTGGAATACAGCCTGTTAATCCTTTTTGGAGAAGTAATCTTCAGGAAGCTGAAGATTCTTATTCCAAAATAGCAAAAGTAGGTTTTCAATGGATAAGAATCACAGCTTCATGGCATAGAATCCAATCACAGAAAAATAAATCTTACGACTGGCAGGATATAGATGATGCTATTACTCTTGCAAAAAAATATAACTTAAAAGTTCTAATGCAGATAAGTGGTGCTCCTGAGTGGGCAACAGGAGCAGACAAACTTTCTGCTGCTGAAAAGAATGCATTAAATGCAAGAAAAATATGGGTAGCCTCATTTGCTCCGCTTCCACAGTATGATGATGAGTTTTCAAATTTTGTAAGTGCACTGGTAAAAAGATATGCCCGAGAGGGAGTAATTGATTATGAATTTTGGAATGAACCAGGGAATCCTGAATTCTGGCATGATACAATTCAGAATCCGCGGCCAAATCCTGAGCGATATACGCAGTTGCTAAAAAAAGTATATACAGCAGCCCATAATGCCCATAATGATGTAAATGTTATGGCTGGTGGAATGACCGTGGGAGTTACCAATAATTTAACAGGATATATCGGGCCTATGGAATTTTTAGAGAGAATGTATAAAGCCGGAGCAAAAGGATATTTTGATGGTTTATCACATCATCCTTATGGAATTTATGCCAGAGCTTTTCGGGATAACGGTTGGGCAAATATGATAGGTGACGTTGTGAAACCTGGTGCAGGAGAAAAAACACTATATCAGATAATGTCAGAACATGGCGACGGTAACAAAAAAATATGGCCGTCAGAAGTAGGATTGGATGCCGCTTACCCTGGCGTTGATGAAACAAAACAGGCTAATGTAATAAGTCAAATTTTAGGATGGTATCAAAAATCAGATATATTTGGTCCCCTTATTTTTTATCAGGCAAAAGACAGAAAACCTTATATTACTTCAGGAGTGCTGGACAGGGACAGTAATGGCGATGGATGGCTTGATGTAAATATTGATACAAATGGAGATGGTATACCTGATGCAAACATAGATACAGATAACAATGGACGTCCTGATATACTGGATGCTGCAGATCCTGAAAATTATTTTGGAATTTGGAAATCGGATGGTACTGAAAAAAAAGCAGTGGACGTAATTCGGAAATTTATTAAAAATCAACCGTCACAACCTCCAATTACAAACGGATGTCAAAGCGCCACAGATGCTTCTGGTCAATGGAAGAGTGTAAAGTGCTGGGAATTTAATGAAAGAAATATTCCGGCTAACTGGCAAAGTAAGAGAATTATTAATCATTTGGGAAGTCATTTGACTTATCTGCCAAATAACATCAGCCTGGATGGAGAACATGCCAAAATTACAACTCGTCGTCATTGTGTTGATAGAAGAGGTGATCCTCTAACTGATGGAAATGCGACTACAGGTGTATGTCCTGCAGGTAAGGTTACACAATATTCAAGTGGTAGACTGGAGTCAGACAAACTTGTGGATGCCTCTAAGCCTTTCCGTGCAGAAATACGTGCAAAAATGAACTGGAATAACCTGCAAGGAATGCGTACAGCTCTTTGGATGCAAAAACAGAGAAATGATGTGGATACGCCAATCTGTAAAAATCCAGGTGGCAGTGCCCCTTATGGTTCACTATTAATTCTGGAATGGTTTGCGAGTACTCCTGCTTATGCATGGCCTGCAACTAATATTAGCTGTTATTACAGTAATGTCAATCATGAATGGACTCCGCGTGGCTTTACACACCGTCTGGAAAATATTGTTGGTGGACACAGTAAATCTCTAACAGGTGAGTGGCATGTCTGGACAATTGAATTTGACGGAACGAAAGTACGTTATTATATGGACGGAAGGCTGATTCCTGTGAGTCATTATCGTATTCAGGATGCCAGAAGAGTTAGCGTAATTGATAACACACGATATGATCAATATGGTAACTATCTTTCTACTATGCCGGATGAAGACTTTAGCAAACTAAATACTTCTTCCGCTTTAATTAAACAGGGATTTGAAAACGATAAATGGCATTTCATTTTTAATGACTATGTGGAATGGGAACCTGGTTTGAATCCACCTTCTGAAAACTTGCCGTTCCCGGTTCAAACTACAGAAATTGACTATGTACGTCTGTATCGTAAAAACTGA
- a CDS encoding lipopolysaccharide assembly protein LapB produces the protein MKKLLLVAAILYGSALSFGDAKADYENARKLVQNNKISDAVKVLEKISTSGDKEYVTKANFDLGLYYFQNKDNAKAKKYLSEVWNNGSAATPEALEAAKWLHAIASQSKNTAEAEKYIDWADKNTQGKDADIVSSLIMFYFENKMDSKAQNRYNTAIKSTDKNYVAEINYNLGQYFIEKNNIPKAKKYLQDSYKASPNAVVPAGFLLSQIALSEKDNATAEKYLLEMSKATQDKNSEILGMLGSYYIGVNNLTKAEDYLKKSVTADSKNSESLLMLLTMYESKKDNANINSIYNKLKTIVPKGLNKELGITYAGIGNAELSEKYFKKSINEDKDNESKMFLGQLYYLTGKQADGINLVKEAVSAKVKGADEVLKQMQSGGSKAPAKQPSTKK, from the coding sequence ATGAAAAAATTATTATTAGTAGCAGCGATTTTATATGGAAGTGCTCTATCATTTGGGGATGCAAAGGCAGATTATGAAAATGCCAGAAAATTGGTACAAAATAACAAAATAAGTGATGCTGTAAAAGTTTTAGAAAAAATTTCAACTTCAGGAGACAAAGAATATGTAACAAAAGCTAACTTTGATTTGGGACTTTATTATTTCCAGAATAAAGATAATGCAAAAGCAAAAAAGTATTTATCTGAAGTATGGAATAACGGTTCTGCAGCAACACCTGAAGCATTGGAAGCCGCAAAATGGTTACATGCAATTGCAAGTCAAAGTAAAAATACTGCTGAAGCAGAAAAATACATAGACTGGGCAGACAAAAATACGCAAGGAAAAGATGCAGATATAGTTTCAAGTCTGATTATGTTTTACTTTGAAAATAAAATGGATAGTAAAGCACAAAATAGATATAACACTGCTATAAAATCAACAGATAAGAATTATGTTGCAGAAATAAATTATAATTTAGGACAATATTTTATTGAAAAAAATAATATACCAAAAGCAAAAAAATATTTACAGGATTCTTACAAAGCATCTCCTAATGCTGTAGTGCCTGCAGGATTTTTACTTTCACAGATAGCTTTATCTGAAAAAGATAATGCAACTGCTGAAAAATATCTGTTAGAAATGAGTAAAGCAACTCAGGACAAAAACTCTGAAATATTAGGTATGTTAGGATCTTATTATATAGGAGTAAATAATTTGACAAAAGCTGAAGATTATCTCAAAAAGTCTGTAACTGCAGACAGTAAGAACAGTGAATCATTATTAATGCTTTTAACAATGTATGAGTCTAAAAAAGATAATGCAAATATAAATTCAATATATAATAAATTGAAAACAATTGTTCCTAAAGGATTAAATAAGGAATTAGGAATAACTTATGCAGGAATTGGGAATGCAGAACTATCTGAAAAATATTTCAAAAAATCAATAAATGAAGATAAAGATAATGAATCTAAAATGTTCTTAGGACAGTTATACTACCTGACAGGAAAACAGGCTGACGGAATAAACTTAGTAAAAGAAGCAGTTAGTGCAAAAGTAAAAGGTGCAGATGAAGTATTGAAACAAATGCAATCTGGAGGAAGTAAAGCACCTGCAAAACAACCTTCAACTAAAAAATAA
- the dapB gene encoding 4-hydroxy-tetrahydrodipicolinate reductase, which produces MKIVVYGAGVMAQYVKESILNTGNEFLGFIDPLGNGDYVTLKNTDIEYEGIIDFSHFSLLEEVLESAIEKNVPLLIATTGHSEEQLKKINEAADKIPLIKATNTSVGVSVLNEIVAYATKLLQGFDIEIIEKHHNRKIDAPSGTANTLLEIINENLKEEYDTVYGREGHSKRKEKEIGMHSIRGGNIVGEHSVIFAKNDEIIEIKHEALSRKIFSDGSVKAINYLKGKKPGMYTMKDVLGIK; this is translated from the coding sequence ATGAAAATAGTTGTATACGGTGCTGGAGTTATGGCACAATATGTAAAAGAATCTATACTTAATACAGGGAATGAATTTCTAGGTTTTATAGATCCTCTAGGAAATGGAGATTATGTAACTCTAAAAAATACAGATATAGAATATGAAGGAATTATAGACTTTTCTCATTTCAGCTTGTTGGAAGAAGTATTGGAATCAGCTATTGAAAAAAATGTTCCTTTATTAATTGCAACAACAGGTCATTCAGAAGAACAACTCAAAAAAATCAATGAAGCTGCAGATAAAATACCATTGATAAAAGCAACAAATACATCTGTGGGAGTTTCTGTTCTAAATGAAATAGTTGCATATGCAACTAAACTGTTGCAAGGATTTGACATTGAAATTATTGAAAAACATCACAACCGTAAAATTGATGCACCAAGTGGTACAGCAAATACATTACTTGAAATTATAAATGAAAATTTGAAAGAAGAATATGATACAGTTTACGGAAGGGAAGGACATAGTAAAAGAAAAGAAAAAGAAATAGGTATGCATTCAATAAGAGGAGGAAACATAGTAGGAGAACATAGTGTAATATTTGCTAAAAATGATGAAATAATAGAAATAAAACACGAGGCTCTGTCCAGAAAAATATTTTCTGATGGTTCTGTAAAAGCTATAAACTATCTCAAGGGTAAAAAGCCTGGAATGTACACAATGAAAGATGTTCTTGGAATCAAATAA
- the dapD gene encoding 2,3,4,5-tetrahydropyridine-2,6-dicarboxylate N-acetyltransferase translates to MTELEKSKEIIQFIANAEKTTPVELYTDEEIVNSYACKVIGKNGLKVIFGNWEEIKKIISENSLKNYYLKNDRRNSGVPMLNIKNINARIEPGAIIRDKVIIGDKAVIMMGAVINIGAEIGEATMIDMNAVLGGRAKVGKNCHIGAGTVLAGVIEPPSADPVVIEDNVVIGANAVVLEGVRIGKGSVIAAGAVVTENVPENVVVAGMPAKIIKNVDDKTASKTELVEELRK, encoded by the coding sequence ATGACAGAGTTAGAAAAGTCAAAAGAAATTATACAGTTCATTGCAAATGCTGAAAAAACAACACCAGTTGAGCTGTATACAGATGAAGAAATAGTTAATTCATATGCTTGTAAAGTTATTGGTAAGAATGGATTGAAAGTTATATTTGGTAACTGGGAGGAAATTAAAAAAATTATATCTGAAAACAGTTTAAAAAATTATTATTTGAAAAATGACAGAAGAAATTCAGGAGTGCCTATGCTGAATATAAAAAACATAAATGCCAGAATAGAACCTGGAGCAATAATAAGAGATAAAGTCATTATTGGAGACAAAGCTGTTATCATGATGGGAGCAGTTATAAATATAGGTGCAGAAATAGGGGAAGCAACTATGATTGATATGAATGCTGTTCTCGGAGGAAGAGCAAAAGTAGGAAAAAACTGTCATATTGGTGCAGGAACAGTACTTGCAGGAGTTATTGAACCACCTTCAGCTGATCCTGTAGTAATTGAAGATAATGTAGTTATTGGTGCAAATGCAGTAGTTCTTGAAGGAGTAAGAATCGGTAAAGGATCAGTAATTGCAGCAGGAGCTGTAGTAACTGAAAATGTCCCAGAAAATGTTGTTGTTGCAGGAATGCCGGCTAAAATAATAAAAAATGTTGATGATAAAACTGCTTCAAAAACTGAACTGGTGGAAGAGTTAAGAAAATAA
- a CDS encoding regulatory protein RecX, translating into MIIEKIQKNKLYLSTDEIMDVTPLIRQKYSLKVNDNIESLYDEISYEASLEKGIFLLSLRDRTKKELQQKLNEKYRNSRMVEKSVLKLVELGYINDKEYAVSYIMSRKYGKQRIAYNLMQKGIERETIEEAYFSIEEEYEKNIEDEKLEKAIEKNIKKEENKLIQYLVRQGFSLNKVLSKYKEFKENNDLEGE; encoded by the coding sequence ATGATAATTGAAAAAATTCAGAAAAATAAGCTGTATCTTTCAACAGATGAAATAATGGATGTAACTCCATTAATAAGACAGAAATACAGTTTAAAAGTAAATGATAATATTGAGAGCCTCTATGATGAAATTTCTTATGAGGCTTCTCTTGAAAAAGGAATATTTTTACTTTCGTTGAGGGACAGGACAAAAAAGGAATTACAGCAAAAACTGAATGAAAAATACAGAAATAGCAGGATGGTTGAAAAATCAGTCTTAAAACTTGTAGAACTCGGATATATTAACGACAAGGAATATGCTGTATCCTATATAATGAGCAGAAAATATGGAAAACAGAGAATAGCCTATAATCTTATGCAGAAGGGGATAGAGAGGGAAACAATTGAGGAAGCTTATTTTTCTATTGAAGAAGAATATGAAAAAAATATTGAAGATGAAAAGCTTGAAAAAGCAATAGAAAAAAATATAAAAAAGGAAGAAAATAAGTTGATTCAATATCTTGTAAGGCAAGGATTCAGTCTAAATAAAGTTCTTTCAAAATATAAGGAATTTAAAGAAAATAATGATCTGGAAGGAGAATAG
- the fabV gene encoding enoyl-ACP reductase FabV — protein sequence MVIKPRLKGSLALTNHPLGAKEFVKRQIDYIKSQDKYTGPKKVLIIGSSSGYGLASRVSLAFGAGADTIGVAFEKGVEGKRVGSAGWWNTIAFNESAKEEGLISKNFMGDAFSDEMKADVIKYIKEEFGGKIDLLIYSLASAVRTDPKDGVTYRSALKSTKEEIVGPSINLEKEAMEETVMGVATPEEIHSTVKVMGGEDWKLWVDALDEAGVLTDGFKTVAYSYLGPKVTYGIYKDGTIGAAKRDLEHTSDVLNDFLKKKYNGEAYVSLSKALMTKASAVIPIFPLYAALLYRVMKEKGIHEGTIEQKHRLLKDMIYGGKPEIDDERRLRPDNWEMREDVQSEVEALWDKVTPENFKEISDYKGAREEFMQLNGFDFDNVDYDADIDLEELAKLQP from the coding sequence ATGGTTATAAAACCAAGATTAAAAGGTAGCTTAGCTTTAACAAACCATCCACTTGGTGCTAAGGAATTTGTAAAGAGACAAATTGATTATATCAAATCACAGGATAAATATACAGGACCAAAAAAAGTTTTAATAATAGGATCATCATCCGGTTATGGACTTGCTTCAAGAGTTTCATTGGCATTTGGTGCAGGAGCTGACACTATTGGAGTTGCATTTGAAAAAGGTGTTGAAGGGAAAAGAGTAGGATCTGCAGGTTGGTGGAATACCATTGCCTTCAATGAATCAGCAAAAGAAGAAGGGCTTATTTCTAAAAATTTTATGGGAGATGCTTTTTCAGACGAAATGAAAGCTGATGTCATAAAATATATAAAAGAAGAATTTGGTGGAAAAATAGACTTGCTTATTTACAGTCTTGCAAGTGCAGTCAGAACTGATCCTAAAGATGGAGTTACTTACAGATCTGCACTAAAATCCACAAAAGAAGAAATTGTTGGACCTTCCATCAATCTTGAAAAGGAAGCTATGGAAGAAACTGTTATGGGAGTTGCCACTCCTGAAGAAATTCACAGTACAGTAAAAGTAATGGGAGGAGAAGACTGGAAGCTTTGGGTTGATGCTCTTGATGAAGCCGGGGTACTGACTGATGGATTTAAAACTGTAGCATATTCTTATTTAGGACCAAAAGTTACTTATGGAATTTATAAAGACGGTACAATAGGTGCCGCTAAAAGAGATTTGGAACATACTTCTGATGTACTGAATGATTTCCTTAAGAAAAAATATAACGGAGAAGCATATGTTTCATTAAGTAAGGCTCTTATGACAAAAGCCAGTGCCGTTATACCTATTTTCCCCTTATACGCAGCATTACTTTATAGAGTAATGAAGGAAAAAGGCATTCATGAAGGTACTATTGAGCAGAAGCATAGACTTCTTAAAGATATGATTTATGGTGGAAAACCTGAAATAGATGATGAAAGAAGACTTAGACCTGATAACTGGGAAATGAGGGAAGATGTTCAGTCTGAAGTTGAAGCATTGTGGGATAAAGTTACGCCTGAAAACTTTAAGGAAATCAGCGATTACAAAGGTGCAAGGGAAGAATTCATGCAACTGAACGGATTTGATTTCGATAATGTTGATTATGATGCTGATATTGATTTAGAAGAACTGGCGAAATTACAGCCGTAA
- a CDS encoding 1-acyl-sn-glycerol-3-phosphate acyltransferase — translation MRTIFYHFILAGTFIYGLFFRYPYLLFVKGEKAYKFVCKIAKNWGKNLIWASGSKVKVIYKNNSENEMKKVKETREPVILISNHQSNVDIPALLGYLPLDFSFIAKKEMKKWPLIGRWMRRFDCIFLDRKNARQGMKDMKEAIDKIKKGHSYVIFPEGSRSKDGKIGEFKKGSFKLATDTKARIFPIALVGTYEIQSRKSLKVTPNKNVKIIVDNPINLEDLSKEDQKRVHEIVNEIVKNNFAEYNNKN, via the coding sequence TTGAGAACAATATTTTATCATTTTATACTGGCCGGAACATTTATATATGGATTGTTTTTCAGATATCCCTATCTATTATTTGTCAAGGGAGAAAAGGCATATAAATTTGTCTGTAAAATAGCAAAAAACTGGGGTAAAAACTTAATTTGGGCTTCAGGAAGTAAAGTTAAGGTTATTTATAAGAATAACAGTGAAAATGAAATGAAAAAAGTGAAAGAGACAAGGGAACCGGTAATTTTGATTTCAAACCATCAGAGTAATGTGGATATACCTGCACTTTTGGGATATCTCCCTTTAGATTTTTCTTTTATAGCTAAGAAAGAAATGAAAAAATGGCCTCTGATAGGACGTTGGATGAGAAGATTTGACTGCATATTTCTGGATAGAAAAAATGCACGTCAGGGAATGAAGGATATGAAGGAAGCTATTGATAAAATAAAAAAAGGGCATTCATATGTCATATTTCCGGAAGGAAGTAGAAGTAAGGATGGTAAAATTGGAGAATTTAAAAAAGGAAGCTTTAAACTTGCGACAGATACAAAGGCAAGAATATTTCCAATAGCACTGGTAGGAACTTACGAGATTCAGAGCAGAAAAAGCCTAAAAGTGACTCCAAATAAAAATGTAAAGATAATAGTGGATAATCCCATAAATTTAGAAGATTTATCTAAGGAAGATCAGAAGAGAGTACATGAAATAGTAAATGAAATTGTGAAAAATAATTTTGCGGAATACAATAATAAAAATTAA